One genomic segment of Vibrio nitrifigilis includes these proteins:
- a CDS encoding DHCW motif cupin fold protein has translation MDDKNIPFQTIDWSQIPCTEHAGESGIAYWQTMQFDGLRVRIVEYSAGYVADHWCQKGHIVYCLEGEVTNEQENGDSSVLIPGMSYIVSDELSSHRSVTQTGVKLLIIDGDFLQLK, from the coding sequence ATGGATGACAAAAATATCCCGTTTCAGACCATAGATTGGTCGCAAATTCCATGTACAGAGCATGCGGGGGAAAGTGGTATTGCTTACTGGCAAACGATGCAATTTGATGGTTTACGTGTGCGTATTGTGGAATACAGTGCCGGTTATGTTGCCGATCATTGGTGTCAAAAAGGGCATATTGTTTATTGTCTAGAAGGGGAAGTGACCAATGAGCAAGAAAATGGCGATTCTTCGGTATTAATACCAGGGATGTCTTATATTGTTTCTGATGAGTTGAGCTCTCACCGTTCTGTGACGCAAACAGGCGTTAAGCTACTGATTATTGATGGTGATTTTTTACAGTTGAAATAG
- a CDS encoding multicopper oxidase family protein — MTDKKKLWRPSQAIMLIGLPLLSSCAFSQNTQDTTRTIKSPVQAIMTDPSGEPLSSASTGAFQSKTYKHPENRGPGHQIYYNLSVQYNESQLYNPLTNLPDTVKLRSLVGSKSNEKTPFVGPKVDLWPGETFRLTLDNNLPDDESCYSHTGGVDDPHCFNGTNMHTHGLWISPTGNSDNVLLKIDPGASFEYEYNIPFDHPAGTFWYHPHLHGSTALQVSSGMSGPLIIHGDRVPRFENNTLKAGDIDTLLTDSNETPLKERVLMFEQIAYACRNQEGNIETDANGQWKCKPGQVGQIEKYDQFGPGTWQNSKRYTSINGTVLPTIKDIAVGDVERWRFIHAGVRDTIGLQFKKAKLNNLNLSKVYKEFNKAKNADEKNEIVEKYCSGAPLNQYIIASDGLTRKQVSTQYKTVFQPGYREDVLMTFPEKGLYCMVDTHTNGLDTINKEKSSDQILALIDVNKAIQQTQPLPTNDKCQMAPNAIQVSNTKLSKSDKKVLAKQNETICSTLLTGAQKYSQEKVRTHVVDDIKNGLMLTAFVPHKDVSDSEVRGQQEQTLGFNILRSSGGNAFHIGNLDLNTTTYHRDLDTGEITPDKDGNTVIAPYGIVNGKAYAADVVDRKLPLGKAQEWKLGSVYEGHPFHIHVNPFQIVSIQDEHGKEVTGDPKSQYYGYKGVWRDTIFVRQGYLITMRTRYERYIGEFVLHCHILDHEDQGMMENVGIYLTNGKGQIVTDAHH, encoded by the coding sequence GTGACTGATAAAAAAAAACTATGGCGCCCCTCTCAAGCGATCATGCTGATTGGCCTTCCCCTTCTATCAAGTTGCGCCTTTTCTCAAAATACTCAAGATACAACACGCACTATAAAAAGCCCCGTTCAAGCGATTATGACCGATCCAAGTGGTGAACCCTTGTCCTCAGCTTCAACTGGTGCGTTTCAAAGCAAAACATACAAACATCCAGAAAACAGAGGGCCAGGTCATCAAATCTATTACAATTTAAGTGTGCAATACAATGAATCCCAATTATATAACCCGCTAACAAATCTCCCTGACACCGTTAAACTACGTTCTCTTGTTGGCAGTAAATCGAACGAAAAAACCCCATTCGTTGGACCTAAAGTGGATCTTTGGCCCGGTGAAACCTTCCGTTTAACCCTCGACAATAATCTCCCAGATGATGAAAGCTGCTATTCTCACACAGGTGGAGTTGACGATCCGCACTGCTTTAATGGCACCAATATGCACACACATGGACTTTGGATAAGTCCTACAGGAAATAGTGACAACGTGCTGCTAAAAATTGATCCCGGAGCAAGCTTTGAATACGAATATAATATTCCGTTTGATCACCCTGCGGGGACGTTTTGGTACCACCCACATTTGCATGGCTCTACGGCACTTCAAGTCTCTAGTGGGATGAGCGGCCCACTCATCATTCACGGTGATCGTGTACCAAGGTTCGAAAACAATACGTTAAAAGCTGGGGATATCGATACGTTACTGACGGATAGTAATGAAACGCCACTTAAAGAACGTGTATTGATGTTTGAGCAAATCGCTTATGCCTGTCGTAATCAAGAAGGAAATATCGAAACAGACGCCAATGGCCAATGGAAATGCAAGCCAGGACAAGTTGGTCAAATAGAGAAATATGACCAATTTGGCCCAGGAACTTGGCAAAACTCCAAACGCTACACGTCAATCAATGGTACCGTGCTACCCACCATTAAAGACATTGCTGTCGGCGATGTGGAAAGATGGCGTTTTATTCACGCAGGGGTGCGCGATACCATCGGTTTACAGTTCAAAAAAGCCAAACTGAATAATCTGAATTTAAGTAAGGTTTATAAAGAGTTCAACAAGGCAAAAAATGCTGACGAGAAAAACGAAATCGTTGAGAAATATTGTTCAGGCGCCCCACTAAACCAATATATTATTGCTAGCGATGGCTTAACTAGAAAACAAGTATCAACGCAATATAAAACGGTATTTCAGCCCGGCTACCGTGAAGATGTGTTAATGACCTTCCCAGAAAAAGGCCTCTACTGCATGGTCGATACTCACACCAATGGCCTTGACACAATCAACAAAGAAAAATCAAGCGACCAAATTTTGGCATTAATTGATGTAAATAAGGCTATTCAACAAACCCAACCACTACCAACCAATGATAAGTGTCAAATGGCTCCAAATGCCATTCAAGTTTCTAACACTAAATTAAGTAAGTCAGATAAAAAAGTATTGGCGAAGCAAAATGAAACGATATGTTCAACGCTTCTGACTGGTGCTCAAAAATACTCCCAAGAAAAGGTACGTACCCACGTTGTTGACGATATTAAAAATGGCTTAATGTTGACTGCATTTGTGCCACACAAAGACGTTTCAGATTCTGAAGTCAGAGGGCAACAAGAACAAACATTAGGGTTCAATATCCTTCGTTCAAGTGGAGGAAATGCTTTTCATATTGGTAACTTAGATCTTAATACAACGACATACCATAGAGATTTAGACACTGGTGAAATTACACCAGATAAGGATGGCAATACCGTGATTGCACCTTATGGTATTGTCAACGGGAAAGCCTATGCTGCCGATGTGGTCGATCGCAAACTACCGTTAGGTAAAGCTCAAGAATGGAAATTAGGTTCTGTGTATGAAGGCCACCCTTTCCATATTCACGTCAATCCGTTCCAGATCGTATCAATTCAAGATGAGCATGGTAAAGAAGTGACCGGCGATCCAAAAAGCCAATACTATGGGTATAAAGGAGTATGGCGCGACACCATCTTTGTTCGTCAAGGCTACCTTATTACCATGAGAACGCGTTATGAACGCTATATTGGTGAATTTGTCCTGCATTGCCATATTCTCGACCATGAAGATCAAGGGATGATGGAAAATGTCGGCATTTACCTTACCAATGGTAAAGGTCAAATCGTGACGGATGCTCATCACTAA
- a CDS encoding ABC transporter substrate-binding protein has translation MRRWSALLVTLVLGWSHLATAADKSIEIGYMPIIPVSQAFVVLQNGTLEKAGIKDPQLFKFQNGPAIVQALLSGQLDVAYLGIGPAMVARAKGADIKVVASNIVEQVSMVALGKLAPYFDNGDTKTAFARFKADNGHKAVISTFPVGSVPETVLQYWLHHQLGMTDQQIADNIRIIYQGTAQVQQSLMTGAVDGAAILEPVVSIVKDRKSDAKVVASGSQMFPNQPGAVLVVREKLIQSDPELVKTLVKAHIAATNELRNDPETAAKAVGKYVGGGRLPSRIVLNAIKNSHDEFQADPNAIIEGTHTMRDFQAKQGTLKVNVDLNSLFDNHFYNELNQE, from the coding sequence ATGCGTCGTTGGTCAGCTCTTTTAGTGACTTTGGTGTTGGGTTGGAGTCACCTAGCAACTGCAGCAGATAAATCAATCGAAATTGGTTACATGCCGATTATTCCAGTGTCTCAAGCCTTTGTTGTATTACAAAATGGCACTTTAGAAAAAGCAGGGATTAAAGATCCTCAGTTATTCAAATTTCAAAACGGCCCTGCTATCGTACAAGCGCTGCTATCCGGTCAATTGGATGTTGCGTATTTGGGCATCGGTCCAGCGATGGTTGCTCGTGCTAAAGGTGCCGATATAAAGGTTGTCGCCTCGAATATTGTTGAGCAAGTTAGCATGGTTGCACTGGGTAAGCTCGCGCCTTACTTTGATAACGGTGATACGAAAACGGCATTTGCGCGTTTTAAAGCAGATAATGGACACAAAGCCGTAATCTCAACCTTTCCAGTTGGGTCTGTTCCAGAGACAGTATTACAATATTGGCTACATCATCAATTGGGTATGACAGACCAACAGATTGCAGACAATATTCGCATCATTTATCAAGGCACAGCTCAGGTTCAACAATCCCTAATGACTGGTGCCGTTGACGGTGCCGCCATTTTGGAACCTGTGGTTAGCATTGTGAAAGACAGAAAGTCTGACGCTAAAGTCGTGGCATCAGGGTCTCAAATGTTCCCTAACCAACCAGGGGCTGTGTTGGTCGTACGTGAAAAACTGATTCAATCCGATCCCGAGTTAGTTAAGACGTTGGTTAAAGCTCATATTGCTGCCACTAACGAACTACGCAACGATCCAGAAACTGCGGCTAAAGCGGTTGGAAAATATGTGGGTGGTGGTCGCCTGCCTTCTCGTATCGTGTTAAACGCAATCAAAAATTCTCATGATGAATTTCAAGCCGATCCTAATGCGATCATAGAGGGAACTCATACGATGCGTGACTTTCAGGCGAAACAAGGCACTTTAAAAGTAAATGTAGACCTAAATTCCCTATTCGATAATCACTTCTATAACGAATTAAACCAGGAGTAA
- a CDS encoding ABC transporter permease, with the protein MLQLLTRSRWGRAFLGLLGVIGFVLVWKYAQASNWAPSGTIPDPFTLPQALADEWTSGRLLPAITSSLIHYGWGLAIGTFLGFLIGALAASSALIDALHAWLARILRPIPPLAWVVFAIAWFQVSHAGAAFVIAIGVFWVNYFATYSAVSNVDSRFYELARSFGQNGYLRQALQVTLPGAAVGIFSGIRTGIGQAWMTLIAAELLGVPGMGQEMNSAAGVGAYEVVVVYMLIISLVYTLSDTLFGLIEKRVLKWRQF; encoded by the coding sequence ATGTTGCAACTATTGACTCGCTCCCGCTGGGGGCGTGCTTTTTTAGGGCTGTTGGGCGTCATCGGCTTCGTATTAGTGTGGAAATATGCCCAAGCTTCAAACTGGGCACCGAGCGGTACCATTCCAGATCCTTTTACTCTTCCTCAAGCACTTGCTGATGAATGGACATCCGGGCGGTTACTGCCAGCGATTACCTCAAGTCTTATCCATTACGGTTGGGGCCTAGCGATTGGTACATTTCTTGGCTTCTTAATTGGCGCTCTCGCAGCATCTTCAGCACTGATTGATGCCTTGCACGCTTGGTTAGCGCGTATACTTCGCCCTATTCCACCGTTAGCTTGGGTGGTATTTGCCATAGCGTGGTTTCAAGTTAGCCATGCAGGTGCCGCGTTTGTTATTGCGATTGGCGTGTTTTGGGTCAATTATTTTGCCACCTACTCTGCCGTGAGTAACGTAGACTCTCGTTTTTACGAGCTTGCTCGTTCATTTGGTCAAAACGGATATTTGCGTCAAGCATTACAAGTCACGTTACCGGGAGCGGCTGTCGGCATTTTTTCTGGTATTCGCACAGGCATTGGCCAAGCTTGGATGACACTCATTGCTGCCGAACTTCTGGGTGTACCCGGAATGGGACAGGAAATGAATTCCGCTGCAGGTGTCGGCGCATACGAAGTCGTTGTGGTTTATATGTTGATCATTTCTCTAGTTTACACACTGAGCGATACACTATTTGGTCTAATTGAAAAGCGAGTTCTTAAATGGCGTCAATTCTAA
- a CDS encoding ABC transporter ATP-binding protein, which translates to MASILNIEGLSYHYGDNPKPVFANLDLKIEEGEFVAVVGGSGVGKSTLLRCVAGLTESSGGNIALNVEENETRRSRGLVFQDGRLMPWRTLRSNIAYGLQGLKLTKEQKQQRVDEVIKLARLDDLADRWPHQLSGGQVQRGGIARALAVHPHLLLMDEPFSAVDAITRHHLQDQLLSICEQMHETVMFITHDIEEAIYLADRVIVLAGSPATIALDQHIDLPRPRRRGSDELQQLAHQIAQAL; encoded by the coding sequence ATGGCGTCAATTCTAAATATCGAAGGTCTTAGCTATCACTATGGCGACAATCCTAAGCCTGTCTTTGCCAATTTAGATTTAAAGATCGAAGAGGGTGAGTTCGTTGCCGTTGTTGGTGGATCCGGTGTTGGCAAATCCACATTGCTACGCTGTGTTGCTGGGTTAACGGAATCGAGCGGTGGTAATATTGCTTTAAATGTTGAAGAAAACGAAACAAGACGCTCTCGTGGGCTCGTATTTCAAGATGGTCGTTTAATGCCTTGGCGCACATTACGCAGCAACATCGCCTATGGTTTACAAGGCTTAAAACTCACCAAAGAACAAAAACAGCAACGCGTTGATGAGGTAATAAAACTGGCACGCTTAGACGATCTCGCAGATCGCTGGCCACATCAACTTTCGGGCGGCCAAGTTCAACGCGGCGGTATAGCTCGTGCACTTGCTGTTCATCCACATTTATTATTAATGGATGAACCCTTTAGCGCTGTTGATGCCATTACGCGTCACCATTTACAAGATCAGTTACTCAGCATTTGCGAGCAAATGCATGAAACGGTTATGTTTATTACTCACGATATTGAAGAAGCCATTTACCTCGCCGATCGCGTGATCGTGCTTGCTGGCTCGCCTGCGACAATAGCACTTGATCAACACATTGATTTACCACGCCCTCGTCGTCGAGGCTCCGACGAACTACAGCAACTAGCACACCAGATTGCGCAGGCTCTCTAG
- a CDS encoding DsrE family protein — protein sequence MAATQLLIHAPTEDALKRAQNNARNLLKLENDAQVEIIVNGPAAKTAVTITDSDIVSRLVLCGNSLKAQELAAQAEAKVVDAAVQYLAHKQSQGWAYIRA from the coding sequence ATGGCAGCAACTCAATTGCTGATTCACGCGCCCACTGAAGACGCTCTCAAACGTGCACAAAATAATGCTCGTAATTTGCTTAAGCTCGAAAACGATGCCCAAGTCGAGATCATCGTTAATGGCCCTGCGGCTAAAACTGCAGTAACAATTACCGACTCTGACATTGTCTCCCGTTTAGTGTTGTGTGGTAACAGCTTAAAAGCGCAAGAACTCGCTGCTCAAGCAGAAGCCAAAGTTGTTGATGCCGCAGTGCAATACCTCGCCCATAAACAATCTCAAGGATGGGCCTATATCCGCGCTTGA
- a CDS encoding NUDIX domain-containing protein has protein sequence MQKPRVSALLVNQKHSEILLIKRIKDGRIYWVFPGGGVESNESLTQAIVREVFEETSLEISNQEAIFSVVNRGRKEHFFLVNVPFFTPKLSRQSPEFEAQNCSNRYELTWVKLNDLSQLDLVPVEAQIIVISLVTEARI, from the coding sequence ATGCAAAAACCGAGAGTTAGCGCATTATTGGTAAATCAAAAACATTCTGAAATTCTGCTCATAAAACGTATTAAAGATGGTCGAATTTATTGGGTTTTTCCCGGAGGTGGAGTCGAGTCAAATGAGTCACTTACGCAAGCTATAGTTCGCGAAGTTTTCGAAGAAACCTCTTTGGAAATAAGTAATCAAGAAGCCATTTTTTCAGTCGTAAATCGTGGGCGAAAGGAGCATTTCTTTCTTGTTAATGTGCCTTTTTTTACACCTAAATTATCACGGCAAAGCCCAGAATTTGAGGCTCAAAATTGCTCTAATCGATATGAACTAACTTGGGTAAAACTGAATGACTTAAGCCAGCTAGATCTCGTTCCTGTTGAGGCTCAAATTATAGTAATTTCTTTGGTAACTGAAGCCCGAATCTAA
- the pip gene encoding prolyl aminopeptidase codes for MEDIEKERFEASELIKKRYPPIEPFNSGMLDVGDGHCIYWEEVGNPEGGPVIYLHGGPGSGCGPGSRRYFDPKAYRAVLFDQRGCGRSVPLVSEPNADLRVNTTDHLVADIEALREYLKIDKWVVVGGSWGVTLGLVYAQRYPNRVIAMVLGSVTMGTRREIDWITKDMGRIFPREWERFCSFLPEAEREGDLCAAYARLLADSNPVIYQQAALEWCRWEDTHVSLMPGWEPSLRYCDPQFSLIFSRLVTHYWSRGCFLADGELMAGMSRLADIPAVLIHGRWDISGPMDVALNLHRAWPKSDLWILEGAGHGGMGFSEAMTAALDRFRTLF; via the coding sequence ATGGAAGATATTGAAAAAGAACGCTTTGAAGCATCTGAATTAATCAAAAAACGTTATCCCCCCATAGAACCGTTTAATTCGGGGATGCTAGATGTCGGTGATGGTCACTGCATCTATTGGGAAGAGGTTGGTAACCCAGAAGGGGGGCCGGTAATATACCTTCACGGTGGACCGGGTAGTGGTTGTGGGCCTGGTTCTCGGCGTTATTTCGACCCTAAAGCATATCGCGCGGTACTGTTCGATCAGCGAGGTTGTGGGCGTAGTGTTCCACTTGTTTCTGAGCCTAACGCGGATCTGAGAGTGAATACGACCGATCACCTCGTGGCTGATATTGAAGCACTGCGCGAGTATCTCAAGATTGATAAATGGGTTGTCGTTGGTGGTTCCTGGGGAGTGACGCTTGGCCTTGTCTATGCACAACGTTATCCTAATCGAGTCATCGCGATGGTCTTAGGGTCGGTAACAATGGGGACGCGTCGTGAAATAGATTGGATCACAAAGGATATGGGACGAATCTTTCCACGTGAGTGGGAGCGTTTTTGTTCGTTCTTACCTGAGGCGGAAAGAGAAGGTGATTTATGTGCTGCATACGCAAGACTCTTAGCCGATTCAAACCCTGTTATCTATCAACAGGCTGCTCTTGAGTGGTGCCGATGGGAGGATACGCATGTTTCACTCATGCCTGGCTGGGAACCCTCATTACGCTATTGTGATCCCCAATTTAGTCTTATTTTTTCTCGGCTAGTTACGCACTACTGGAGCCGAGGTTGCTTTTTGGCCGATGGTGAATTGATGGCTGGAATGTCCCGATTAGCGGACATACCTGCGGTTTTAATCCATGGTCGGTGGGATATATCTGGACCGATGGATGTTGCCTTGAATTTACATCGCGCTTGGCCGAAAAGTGACTTATGGATACTGGAAGGGGCTGGCCACGGTGGCATGGGATTTTCTGAAGCGATGACGGCTGCTCTAGATAGGTTTCGAACCCTCTTTTAG
- a CDS encoding O-methyltransferase gives MNETVEVYPKQYEKILKATQDIGFPQLSELPIGSFLSALAASKQSGSLLELGTGTGLCTSWLLHGMSADSTLITVDNSAENIEIACHYLNSDPRVDIVLSDGEDVIDRIPPLSVDLIFADTWPGKYYYLNEALACLKIGGFYIIDDMKIRADWSEEHNSKIQRLIDHLSQRDDLAIAKLCWSTGIVMCVKVA, from the coding sequence ATGAATGAAACAGTAGAAGTTTACCCAAAACAATATGAAAAGATATTGAAAGCAACACAGGACATTGGTTTTCCTCAGTTATCAGAGTTACCCATCGGTTCGTTTCTATCGGCTTTAGCCGCCAGTAAGCAATCGGGGAGTTTGTTAGAGTTGGGAACTGGTACGGGGTTATGTACTTCATGGCTTTTACATGGAATGTCGGCAGATTCAACGTTAATTACGGTGGATAACTCGGCCGAAAATATCGAAATTGCTTGTCACTATCTTAACTCCGATCCACGAGTTGATATTGTTCTATCTGATGGAGAGGACGTTATTGATCGCATTCCGCCATTATCGGTCGATCTAATATTCGCTGATACTTGGCCAGGTAAGTACTATTACCTAAACGAAGCTCTAGCTTGTCTTAAAATTGGCGGCTTCTACATTATTGATGATATGAAAATTCGCGCGGATTGGTCAGAAGAACACAATAGTAAAATTCAACGTTTAATCGATCACTTATCACAGCGTGACGATCTCGCTATTGCGAAGCTATGTTGGTCCACAGGTATAGTCATGTGCGTGAAAGTCGCGTAA
- a CDS encoding histidine phosphatase family protein, translated as MKITLVRHGKPKASANPKVSAVGFANWVRAYNRSLVLSSSRPSEELYKRINGSYTVSSDLNRAQHSAELCAGRSPDLVLRELREMDIPRLKLPFFISVDHWLILSRICWFLGISGKSESFKVGRRRILSAVDLLVEQTYKNSHITVFGHGLTNRFVAKELKRRGWHIQQKSKGFWGTIELVNITIRTNKHE; from the coding sequence TTGAAAATTACATTAGTACGGCATGGAAAACCAAAGGCAAGTGCGAATCCAAAGGTGAGTGCAGTAGGTTTTGCTAATTGGGTTAGAGCCTATAATCGTTCATTGGTTCTTTCGAGTAGTAGACCTTCAGAAGAATTGTATAAAAGAATTAATGGTAGTTATACGGTTTCTAGTGACTTAAATCGCGCTCAACATTCTGCTGAATTATGTGCAGGTAGGTCGCCAGATTTGGTGCTGAGAGAGCTGAGGGAAATGGATATTCCAAGATTAAAATTACCTTTTTTCATATCCGTTGATCATTGGCTTATTCTATCTAGAATTTGTTGGTTTTTGGGAATATCAGGTAAGAGCGAATCATTTAAAGTTGGTCGACGGAGAATATTATCTGCAGTTGATCTTCTTGTAGAACAAACGTATAAAAATAGCCATATAACCGTATTTGGTCATGGACTCACAAATCGTTTTGTTGCCAAAGAATTGAAGCGTAGGGGCTGGCACATTCAGCAAAAGAGTAAAGGTTTTTGGGGCACGATAGAACTAGTAAATATAACAATACGAACCAACAAACACGAATAA
- a CDS encoding GNAT family N-acetyltransferase, which yields MENKVNVRKALKQDASKLLELIEHKAEFDRSMKGFDGKISTTKEKIERTLFGEYPFAHALLLEVDGNVEGFALFHYRYSSFRGEPSIWLDDLLIMGEHRSKGYGAKLMYALKTEAEKSLISHISWTASPYNTKAHEFYKKLGAEVERMDAQRPYFRWAMCD from the coding sequence ATGGAGAATAAAGTGAATGTAAGGAAAGCGCTCAAGCAAGATGCCAGTAAGTTACTAGAGCTTATTGAACACAAAGCAGAGTTTGACCGTAGTATGAAAGGGTTCGACGGCAAAATATCCACGACTAAAGAGAAGATAGAGCGAACCTTATTTGGGGAATATCCGTTTGCTCACGCGTTGTTATTGGAAGTCGATGGCAATGTTGAGGGTTTTGCCTTATTTCATTATCGCTATTCTTCGTTCCGGGGTGAGCCGTCAATTTGGCTTGATGACTTGCTAATCATGGGTGAACATCGATCAAAGGGATATGGCGCTAAACTTATGTATGCTTTGAAAACAGAAGCAGAAAAATCGCTAATTTCTCATATTTCATGGACAGCGAGTCCATACAACACCAAAGCACATGAATTCTACAAGAAGTTAGGCGCAGAAGTTGAGCGAATGGATGCTCAACGCCCATATTTTCGTTGGGCAATGTGCGATTAA
- a CDS encoding nuclear transport factor 2 family protein, producing the protein MENIREIQIRNSEELLCKAMLESDTVALDKLLSSHLIFINHLGQVLGKKDDLDAHKSGVLHISNISVDEQQIKLQVDTAVVIAKVTICGNYDGHPANGTFRFTRVWQNIKDNHWEVIAAHSSVITA; encoded by the coding sequence GTGGAAAACATCAGGGAAATCCAAATTCGAAATTCGGAAGAATTATTGTGTAAAGCAATGCTGGAATCTGACACAGTTGCTTTGGACAAGTTGTTGTCATCTCATTTGATTTTTATAAATCATTTAGGTCAGGTTCTCGGCAAAAAAGACGATTTAGATGCGCATAAATCAGGTGTACTGCATATATCTAATATTTCGGTCGATGAGCAGCAGATCAAATTACAAGTGGATACGGCTGTTGTGATTGCTAAGGTAACAATCTGTGGCAATTATGATGGTCATCCTGCAAACGGGACATTTCGCTTCACTCGAGTTTGGCAAAATATTAAAGATAATCACTGGGAAGTAATAGCTGCCCATTCGAGTGTCATTACTGCTTAA
- a CDS encoding type II toxin-antitoxin system Phd/YefM family antitoxin has translation MTTRILADVAASITELKANPMKVATSAYGQPVAVLNRNEPAFYCVPAEAYEMMMDKLEDLELLSIAKERESEESISVNLDDL, from the coding sequence ATGACCACCAGAATCTTAGCTGATGTTGCTGCAAGCATTACTGAATTAAAAGCTAATCCAATGAAAGTTGCTACCAGTGCTTATGGTCAACCTGTCGCTGTTCTTAACCGAAATGAACCTGCTTTCTATTGCGTTCCTGCTGAAGCTTACGAAATGATGATGGATAAACTCGAAGATCTAGAATTACTATCCATTGCAAAAGAACGCGAGTCTGAAGAAAGCATCTCGGTAAACCTTGATGATTTATAA
- a CDS encoding type II toxin-antitoxin system RelE family toxin: MIYKLNFKKSALKEWKKLGSTLQEQFKKKLAERLTTPHVPASKLSGADNMYKIKLRQSGYRLVYKVEDDVIVVTVLAVGKRERSEHKRCGV, encoded by the coding sequence ATGATTTATAAGTTAAATTTTAAAAAATCTGCCCTTAAGGAATGGAAGAAACTCGGTTCTACCTTGCAGGAGCAATTTAAGAAAAAATTAGCCGAAAGGTTAACTACCCCTCATGTACCAGCTTCAAAATTATCTGGAGCTGATAACATGTATAAAATTAAACTCCGCCAATCAGGTTATCGTTTAGTTTACAAAGTCGAAGATGACGTCATCGTAGTCACCGTTTTAGCTGTTGGAAAACGTGAGCGAAGCGAACACAAACGATGCGGAGTGTAA
- a CDS encoding P-loop NTPase family protein: MKLHITGNAGSGKTTLAKKLGHTLGIPVDSLDSVVWKEGWVATSKEERAIGEQQLINQNQWIIEGVSKTVRESADYVIFLDVPRHICIFRCFKRNVSYMFKSRPELPSNCPEIRMIPRLLKLIWMFPYLAKPIILKSLEHKKGIVLNKVTDLESLIASIKASVGKSGG, translated from the coding sequence ATGAAGCTACATATCACAGGGAATGCAGGTTCAGGAAAAACGACATTGGCAAAGAAATTAGGCCATACTCTCGGAATACCTGTCGATAGTTTGGATAGTGTGGTTTGGAAAGAGGGGTGGGTTGCCACTTCAAAAGAGGAGCGGGCTATAGGCGAGCAGCAGCTAATTAATCAAAACCAGTGGATAATTGAAGGTGTGTCGAAAACGGTTAGAGAAAGCGCAGACTATGTAATATTTCTCGATGTACCGAGGCATATCTGTATATTTCGCTGTTTTAAGCGCAATGTTTCCTATATGTTTAAATCTCGTCCGGAGCTTCCATCTAACTGTCCTGAAATCCGAATGATTCCAAGGTTGCTAAAGTTAATTTGGATGTTTCCATACTTAGCAAAACCAATCATTTTAAAATCTTTGGAGCATAAAAAAGGTATTGTGCTTAATAAGGTAACGGATCTAGAAAGCCTTATTGCTAGTATCAAAGCTTCAGTGGGTAAGAGCGGTGGGTAA